From the genome of Nicotiana sylvestris chromosome 1, ASM39365v2, whole genome shotgun sequence:
AGTTCCATTAATACCTGAGGAAGCTAGAGACACAGGACCTCTAGCACCTGTTGTTCCGCCATCAGAGATTGGGGAGCAGGGATGAGGGAGGCAGTTCGGTTGCTGACTAGGATGGTTTCTATTCACGAGCGACAGCTAGAGTCGGAAGTAGGTGCCCGGAGAGATCGGACAGGGAGCTTAACGGTACGAGAGTTTCTTTACTTGGCTCCTTTAATATTTACAAGATCCTGTTccactgaggatccccaggactttaTAGACCAAATGTATAGAGTATTGAGGGTGATGCATGCCTCCGTCGTCGAGGCTGTGGAGTTGGCTTCTTTTCGACTACGTGATGTAGTTGTCCTATGGTATGAAGCATGGGAGAGATCTAGAGGACCTCATGCTCCTCCAACAGAGTGGGAGGACTTCTCTGAGGACTTTTTAGCCCATTATTTGCCATGGGAGGTTCGGGAGGCCCGTATTGACCAGTTTCTTAGCCTGAAGCAGGAGGATATGAGTGTGAGGGATTATAGCCATAAGTTTAATTCTTTGGCGAGGTATGAACCAAATATCGTACGTACCATGAGGGCTAGAGTTTATCATTATGTGGATGGTTTGGGGGATCATCTGATTAGGGACTGTAGGGTAGCATCGTTATCGGATGATGTAGATATTTCTCGCATACAGGCTTTTGCTCAGACTACAGAGGACCTTTCCCATCGGATTCGTGATACTCCCAATGATAGGGAGCAGAGTAAGAGGGCTCGTACTATGGGGTCTTATAGGGAGACACGAGGTGATTTTAGGCCCCCACTCCATCGATATCCACCTCGGTCAACAGGTAGTTTCCCAATACATATGCAAGGACAGCGGTTTGATCGTTATATTCAGTCAGGATCAGGGCAGAACTCAGGCCAGCCTGAGGGCCGTCGACAGGAGCGTTCCGCACAAATGAGACATCCTACTCCTCCATGTACTCAGTGCGGTAAGCTGCACACCGGGCAGTGTAGACAGGGTTCGAGTGCATGTTATCATTGTGGGTAGACAGGACATTTTATTAGCCGGTGCCTGGGGTTAGGCAGAGGTGCACCAGCTCAGCCTTCAGGATCCACTGCAGCCTCTTCGCCATCAGTCCATTCTCCCCGACCAGGTCCATAGTCTACTCAGGGACATGGTAGTGGGAGAGGTGGAGGAGACACCTCAGGTTCTACTGATGGCTAGAACCGCTTTTATGCGCTCACAGGCCGACAGGATTTAGCGGCATCCCTAGATGCTGTCACAGGTATATTGACAATACATTCTCATGCCATTTATGCATTGATAAATCTCggctctacattttcatatattaCTCCATTTATTGCTGGTAAGCTTGACATGAGATCTGAGTTGTTGCCACAGTCAGTTGAGGTGTGTACGCCAGTTGGCGACACTATTGTAGTTAATCATGTCTATCAAGGTTGTACAGTGTTAATTAATGACCATCCAACCTCTGTTGatttagttgaattggttatgctagacttcgatgtcattatgggtatggattggttggcagcttgttatgcTAATATTGATTGTCGTGCAAAGTTGGTCCGATTTCATTTTCCTGGTGAGCCTGTCCTTGAATGGAAAGGTAATGCAACCACGCCCAAGAGTAAGTTTATTTCATACCTTAGGGCTCGGAAGTTTATTTCTAAAGGTTGTATATACCATCTGGTTCTTGTCAGAgatatagataaggagccagtgaCTCTTCAATTGGTTCCCATTGTGAATGAATTCCCGACGGTATTCCCTGACGAGCTTCCAGGAATTCCCCCCGAAAGGGAAATTGATTTTGCTATAGATTTGCTTCCTGATATGCAGCCTATATCCATTCCTTCCTACAAAATGGCTACTGCAGAGCTAagggaattgaaggaacaactgaaggacttgcttgataaaggctttattaggtcAAGTACATCCCCATGGGGTGCTCCGGTGCTCTTTGTTCGAAAGAAAGATGGCTCCTTGCGGATGTGTATTAACTACAGGCAACTAaataaagtcactatcaagaataagtatcatcTTCCATGGATTGATGACATGTTCTACTAGTTACAAGGTGCCAAATGCTTTTCGAAGATCGACTTGCGATCCAGTTATCATCAGCTACGAGTCAGGGATATTGATATCCCAAAAACAGCATTTAGGACGAGGTATGGCCATTTTGAAttccttgtcatgtctttcgggcttacaaatgccccagcagcctttatggatcTTATGAACCAGGTATTCAAACCATTCTTGGATgaatttgtgattgtgtttattgacgacatcCTGATATATTCACGATCAGAAGCCGAGCATGCAGACCACTTGCGAACTGTATTGCAGACTCTCCAAGACTAcaggttatatgctaaattctctaaACGTGAATTTTGGCTAACTTATGTAGCTTTTCTTGGTCATGTTATTACCGGTGATGGTATCAAGGTTGATGGCCAAAAGATTGAAGCTGTGATGACTTGGCCGAGGCCCTTGAATCCGACAGATGTTCGTAGCTTTTTAGGCTTGGCAGGATATTACCgaaggtttgtggagggattttcctCTATCTCTACACCATTGACGAAACTGACACATAAGGGAGCTAAGTTTCAGTGGACTGAGGCATGTGAACAAAGTTTTCAGGAGCTAAAGAAAAGGCTTACGACAGCACTTGTCTTGACTCTTCCGGATGGCACCGAGGGTTAtgttgtatattgtgatgcctcgagaatTGGCCTAGGTTGTGTTCTTAtacagcatggtaaggttatcgCGTACGCCTCCAGACAGTTGCGGAAACATGAACAGAACTATCCTACGCACGATGTATCGGGACCTTCGACAGATTTATTGGTGGAATGGAATGAAAAAAGATATCGCGGAGATGGTAGCCCAATGTCCTAACTGCCAGCAAGTTAAAGCCGAACATCAGAGGCCTGGAGGCCTAACTCAGTATATTGAACTTCCATTATGGAAATGGGACATGAAAAATATGGACTTCATCACTGGTTTGCCTTGCACTCCACGGCGGTGTGATTCTATTTGGGTAattattgataggcttacaaaatcTGCACATTTCCTGCCAGTTAGGACGACATATTCAACCAAGGATTATGCCAAGCtttatattcgagagattgttctCCTTCACAGAGTGCCATTATCTATTATCTCTGATCAAGGGGCTCAATTTACAACACAATTTTGGAAATCTTTTCAGAAGGGTCTAGGGACGTAGGTAAATCTTAGCACCGCTTTTCATCCTCAAACTGATGGACAGGCagagcatactattcagacagTTGAGAATATGTTACATGCCTGCGTGCTAGATTTTAAAGgaagttgggatgatcatctagctcttattgagtttgcttataataatatCTTCCaagctagtattcagatggccccTTACGAAGCACTATACGGGTGGAAGTGTAGGTCGCCGATTGGTTGGTTCTAGGTCGGGGAAGCAGAGTTGCTAGGCCCTAATTTAGTCCAGCAAGCAATGGAAAAGGTAAACCTTATTAGAGACCGGTTGCGTACAGCACAAAGTCGGCAGAAGTCTTATGTAGATGTTCGACGACGAGACTTAGAGTTTGATGTGgaagattgggttttcctgaaagtatcacctatgaagggcgccatgcgatttggaaagaagggtaagCTCAGCCCCAGGTATGCTGGACCGTATAATATTATTCGGAGGATTGAAAGGGTGGCGTACGAGCTTGATTTGCCTTGAGAATTGGAAGCAGTCCATCCtatgtttcatgtatctatgttgcgGAAGTGCATTGGAGATACTTCACGTATTATGCCCATTGAGGATATTCACATTTCTGAAGACTTATCTTACGCAGAGGTACCAGTAGCTATTTTAGATCGACAGGTAAGAAAGCTTCGAACTAAAGAAGTGGcttccgtgaaagtgttatggcgaaatAATAACATCGAGGAAATGACGTGGGAAGCTGAggaggaaatgaggaagaagtaCCCCCACCTATTTACGACTTAAGGTGAGTCGCATTTAAATAATTAGCAATTATTTCTTTACAACAATTTATTGGATTTTAAATAACTTGAAAGTGCAATTTAAATTTCTTATTGCGAgatagctatacgaagcctagtaGTTGGAATCTTCAGAATTTGATTTATGCTTTGCAAATGTAACAAATATAGCCTTTCAAATAACGTATTAGCGGGGGAAAAAAATGAAACCAAGGAATTGACTTGACCCATTCGCGGACGAATGTTCTTAAGGGGGGAGACTATAAGACcccatgttttttttctttttctcgtaCGTAATATATGTAACGTGGCGTGGTTATATTAGGTATATATGATTGGGTGTAGCATATTGGGAGAATAAGAATGAAAATGTGTGGCAATATCAAGAAACTAAACCAAAGCTGTAGGTCAAAGGAATCCCTTAAACAAAGGTTCGTGGTTAAAGAAATGGCTCGGGTGGCAACCCGCACGTTCGGAAGGTTTAAGTTAATTTACACATGTGGGATAAGATCAAGAGTGTCTAATATGCTAAGAATAATGTGTTATGAGGTATTATAATATCACACGGGTCACATGTTAAGTTTTGGAATCAAGCAAGTTGCGAAATAAAGGTCAGCAAAGGTTATCGTAAATTTCTCtaataaattttctaaactttgggtCAAATGTATCAGATCATTTATCCCAATATATAATGAGTTATGGGACCCACAACCTATCAAATCGAAGGTCTACAAGTATAGTTCGCAACCAAAACATACCTCATATCAATCCGACATCGGAGTAAAATGTTATGACTGGTTTACCGCGGACTGTCCAGGCTGAAACCGGGTCACGAACCGGGTCGGGTCAAGCAAGTAGTATATGTCAGAAAATTCGACTTTTCAGACCTAAAAACATTTCATTTTCGTCCAAACACAGTGAGGGAGATGAAGAGAGGGTTTCACGGTGGTCTTGAGTGATTAAGGTACGTTTTTAATGATTTCTACCGTTAAAGTTTGTCCCCGTGCCTTGAAACTCAATCTCTACGCTTTGCAATCGTTTCCCCCTTCTATTGGCTGTGTTTGGAGCTATTCTTGGAAGATAGAAATTTGTTGTTCTTGCTGGTTCTTCAAGCTTTATACTTGGTTTGTGAAGGTAATCATCTTGGGACTCTTTTATGATCGTTTTTACAAAGTTCTACGGACGTATTGTCAAGTTAGGGTCATATGGCAAATCTGCCGATTTAAACTCAATTATGAACTGTTTATAGGTGCGTATAAGCTGCATATATATAGTGTTTTCGAAGCTTAGGACGTAAGGAACAACTTTCGTGAAGGAACTACAGGCATTCGGACGTTCGTtggaaaggtatgttaaggctaagctccgtCCTTCCTTTTAGCACAAATTCTGGGAAATTCCTAAGACGTCAAATgtgatattttactattctattgctAGAAAGACTTTAtgtgaaaggcattgggatcgtAGCTAAAGTATTTTCATGATGCTATTAGGTTGATATTCCACTCATTCGGTTAAATAGGGTATTCGATatctatatatgtcattttgtcgACTTTCTTAACTATATGTCTATATATGTGAATTCTTATTCGTCTTTGGGTTGTGTAACTAGAAAATAAAGGCATTTACTATTTTCCATCAGTCATTCTCCCTTGTTAAAGTGTATCTTAAAATCTCTAAAGTGACACGTCGATTTCCAAAAATCTCAAATacaatttttatgtttaaactacCAAGacacttgatttttttttaaaaatactttcTTTTACTAAATATCAAGAAATCAAGTATAAGGACTAAGTGAATCACCTTAAGCTTTTCATTAACCTCTTCAGAGTTAAATTATCTTTCTAAAAGTCGAGTTAAGTTTCCAAGCTtattcaaaagaaagaaaacataTGAGGTTCCACGAGACAATTGTATGCAATACGAAGATGATTATGAGATTATGAGAATAAGAGTACCTATGAGCCAAGGTTGGCTAAGTTCTTGTTATGTCCAATTATGTACATTCAAAGTTCATATCATACATGGCATTTTATGCATGGACTTCAAGCTATAATCGGAGGTAAGGGGCCTATTTAcccgaaaaactatatatattgtacagATGGTCACAGGTTGGCAATATGATACCGGTTAGCTAC
Proteins encoded in this window:
- the LOC138889626 gene encoding uncharacterized mitochondrial protein AtMg00860-like, whose amino-acid sequence is MSFGLTNAPAAFMDLMNQVFKPFLDEFVIVFIDDILIYSRSEAEHADHLRTVLQTLQDYRLYAKFSKREFWLTYVAFLGHVITGDGIKVDGQKIEAVMTWPRPLNPTDVRSFLGLAGYYRRFVEGFSSISTPLTKLTHKGAKFQWTEACEQSFQELKKRLTTALVLTLPDGTEGYVVYCDASRIGLGCVLIQHGKVIAYASRQLRKHEQNYPTHDVSGPSTDLLVEWNEKRYRGDGSPMS
- the LOC104234671 gene encoding uncharacterized protein — its product is MREAVRLLTRMVSIHERQLESEVGARRDRTGSLTVREFLYLAPLIFTRSCSTEDPQDFIDQMYRVLRVMHASVVEAVELASFRLRDVVVLWYEAWERSRGPHAPPTEWEDFSEDFLAHYLPWEVREARIDQFLSLKQEDMSVRDYSHKFNSLARYEPNIVRTMRARVYHYVDGLGDHLIRDCRVASLSDDVDISRIQAFAQTTEDLSHRIRDTPNDREQSKRARTMGSYRETRGDFRPPLHRYPPRSTGSFPIHMQGQRFDRYIQSGSGQNSGQPEGRRQERSAQMRHPTPPCTQCGRQDLAASLDAVTGILTIHSHAIYALINLGSTFSYITPFIAGKLDMRSELLPQSVEVCTPVGDTIVVNHVYQGCTVLINDHPTSVDLVELVMLDFDVIMGMDWLAACYANIDCRAKLVRFHFPGEPVLEWKGNATTPKSKFISYLRARKFISKGCIYHLVLVRDIDKEPVTLQLVPIVNEFPTVFPDELPGIPPEREIDFAIDLLPDMQPISIPSYKMATAELRELKEQLKDLLDKGFIRSSTSPWGAPVLFVRKKDGSLRMCINYRQLNKVTIKNKYHLPWIDDMFY